ACCCTGTGGTCTGACGCCCCCTCAAGGATGAAGGAGAGGGTATTAAAGATGCCAAAGGAGTTTCTTCCATCGTTTATGTCGGTGGTGGAATAGCGAGTGATGATAACCGGTTTTTCTGGAGTCTTCATCAACCCGTAATTCGCACCAGAGGCAGCGTTTATTCCCAAGATCTGCCGTACAAGGTACTCATGGAAGGTGTATCCTTTCTTTTTGAGATATCCCTCTATATAGGGCAAAACCTTTCCTCGAGAGAAATCTTGCAACCTCTGATCTATATTGAGATTACTGACCACCCCTACATTCTCCTGGTAATAACTTGGTCCCATCTCGTGAACATCGAGGGTTACCTCAGGAAGCCAGCGAATGAAGACCCGATGTGCTGCCTCCACTTCAGGGCTCTCAAGCTTTATGTGATCCCGATTCATATCGAGGTTCTGCTCGTTCCTTCGGGTATCATTCTCGTTTCCATAGGGGTTCATCTGGGGAATGATAAGGACATTTACCTTGGAAAGGAGCGGTTTTAACTTGCCAAGGGTGAGCTCCCGAATGAGAAGAAGAGCTGCCTCCTTTCCCGATTGTTCGTTTCCATGCTGAGAACAGATGTAGAGAATAGTCGGCTTCTCCCTGTCCACTTCATTAGGTGAAGCTATCCCTTTCTCCGTTATTATGGCGAGGTAGATATTTCTCTTCTCGTTGTAATCGTTGGGATAATCGGTTTTAGCGATGGTCTTTACCACGAGATTAGGAGAAACGGAGGAAATGGTGCTCAAGAAACCGCTTATCTCAGGGTATTGAGTATAGCGGGTGTAATCACATTTTTCTCCTGGGGTTTTAATATCTTGTGCAGAAAGAAGGACCGAGATGCTGATAAGCAACAAACCAATTAATAAGGCTTTCTTTTTCATAGTTCTCCCCTTTCCCGTTCTAAATACCACTCCAAGGTAGCCTCGTCATAGATTAGGGTAAACTCCCTCCCCTCAGCGGAGACCCTGAAGATTCTCTTTGGGACCGCCCGAGGATGATGGGTTATCTCATATGCCCGAAAGATGATCATCTCTATCTCAAATCTGTGATTATTATAGAAGAATATTTGAGGGCGTTCCACCCCTTTTCCTCCGGAATAGGTGATTACCGTTATAGGCTCAAGTTCCCTCATCGACTATCTCCATAAACCGGATGGCGTCCTCGGCCATATTGGTGTTATTGAAGAGAACAAGAGTTTCCTTATACTGGCTCGAAATATCCAGAAGCTGAGAGAGTTCCTCGTCGGAATAACGATAACGGTATCCTCCTCTTCCATGGAGTCGGAAGTAGGCAATCTCTTGATCTTTGGGGAGAGAGGTAAACGGATCGGTAGCGTGAATGATCCCAAGCTCTCTACAAATTTTGGTTATCTCGGGAAGCTCCCATTTCCCTCGAGGCTCCCAGGCGATTAGATAATTTCTTTTCCCTATTTTCTTGAAGAATTGAAAAAGGTTCTCCTTATTCTCCTCGGAAGGGGTAAAGCTTGCCGGCGTCTGGAAGAGTACCAACCTTGCCTCAACTGCTTTGGCGATGGCATCGGTCTCCTCAAATGCCCGGAATAGTTCGGGGGTGTTCTTGAAGAAGCCGTAAGCCCCCCTCTTATCTGGAGGAATTGGCTTTCTAAGCCGACGGTAGGTAGGGGAACTGGGAAGGTGGGTGATCAGTTGCGATGCCTTGAGGGTGAAGACGAATGAGGCTGGTGCTTCCTTTCGCCATCTGAGCGCCGTCTCCAAACGAGGAAGCTGATAGAAGGTACTCTGAAGCTCGACGAGGGAAAATCTCTTGAAGTATTCCTCTTTCCTCATAGGGAAGCCGCAGCAACCGACGATGATGCTCATCGTTCTTTCTCCCTTTCTATAGCCTCTTCCAATAATCGGCGACACCGGGGGCAAAAATGGGCACTTTTTCTATCAGTATCGGCAAGGCTGTTTGAAAAATGCATTACGCAGTTAGGATCAGAACAATGGGGAAGGCCATAGGTGTGACCCAATTCATGGACCGCCTCCTTTAAAGCGCGCAGGAAGAATAGTTCAGGATCAGGAGGTAAGTGATAGAACTCCTGCCTCAGCCTGACAAGGGAGATCACTGCTACCTTCGCCTCCGGATCCGCTTCACCAAAAATGAAATTCAATCCCGGAACCCAAAGGTCGTGATTCACTATCCCAAGCACCCGAGAGGCATCCTTGGGAAATTTTCTCTTAAGCAATGAGAGGATGGCGGGAGAGTAATATTGTCTTCGAGTAGGTACATATGCGCCGGAAGGAAGGCCAATGACGGAACCGATAACAAAGGGTTGGTGAAACTCCTCTTCAAGATTAAGACGCAACTCCCGAACCAACTCCGGATCTACCCCATCACCGATGGGTATAAGATAGACTTTCTTTCCATCCGGATTTCGCCCCGGAAGTATCATATTGAACAACAAGAGAATAACAGATATGAACTTTAGCATCTCCTTACCTCAAAAGATGAATATTTCCTATATGAACCCGCTTAAGACCGGATGAGCAAGCAGCTTCATAACAGAGATAAGCCTCCCTTCGCGATGTAGTAGGGAGATCGTTCATCAGAAACTGAGGGTAAAAAGCGAGGAGCGAATAAGGTATATCTGGGTCGATATCCGCTATAAAACGAGCAATCGCCCCTACCTCATCCGGAGTTATATATCCAGGGATGAGGAGAGTGCTTGCTACAAGGAGCGGAGGTTTCCTTCTCTTCTCGGCAATCTTAGCAAGGAGGAGGAAGTTTTCCAAGGTTCTTTTATTCGACGCTCCAGTTAACGTCCGATGGAGCCTATCATCCAAAGCTTTTAGATCAAATTTAACGCAACCACCGGAGATAAGGGCTATTTCTCCTATCTCTTGGGCGAACCTCTTAGCCATACTACTGTTTGTCTCCCAACAAATGCGAAGGATCCTTCCCTTCGTCCGCGAAAGGGCAATCCTTGCCGCTTTTATGGAATGGGTTATCTGCGGGGTGGGATCCCCACCGAAATAGCAGACACAAGCGGTCTTATCGTCGACGAGATCGGCAAGTTCAGTGGCGCTTAAGGCCCTACCCCCCTTTCCTGCTTTAAAATGCCAATTCTGACAAAAGAGGCAATCAAAAGAACAGGCGAGATAAAAGACAGCCAAATTGAAAAAACCATACTCCGCACCGTCAGCATAAGAATAGTCGGATTCATTGTATCCCGAACCAGCGGGGCAAACAAAGGAGGCGACACAATTGGTAGGTAAAGGATCATAATAGTAGTCGAGCATCCCCATATCTTCACTGCCAGTAACGGGAACAATCCGCCCAGAAGCGTTTTCCCGCACTCCACAATATCCCCTTTTCCCCTCAGCTATTGAACAATCGTTCACACATATGCCACATTTAACCCCTTCTTTCGTCCTCGGAGGAGATGAGGGAAGGGAAAAGGGCTCCCGAGCCTTCTGATGAACCCCGTCAATATGGTAACGGAACCGGTCGTAATCCTCTTTGATGCAGGAAACACACAAAGAAAGGACCCTTGATACTCCTTCAACCTTTCCGCAACCGATACACTTGGTTGTGTCACTTTCAGGATTTGAAGGGACCATTTACTCCCCCGATAATCGGTATCGGGGCTCCGCAAACGGCACACTTCCCCTCTGAAATGGAATGGGAAATCAGCCTATGTCCCCGCCTGGTTATCACCTGGGAGCCGCATTTAGGACAATAGGTGTTTTCCAAAGGGTGATTAGGCACATTGCCGATATAGATATAGGAAAGCCCCACCTTCTTCCCAATGTTATGGAACCGCTCGAGGGTAGAAACAGGGGTTTCCGGGAGGTGCTCGAGTTTGTAGTGAGGAATGAAACGGGTAATATGCCATGGGGTGTCTTTACCTAAACTCTTTACGATCCACTCGGCAATGCCCTCTGCCTCCCTATCGTTATCGTTTAAGGTGGGGATTACATTGGTTACCACCTCGATATGCATCCCCCATTTCTTTTTTGCCCTGATTACCGTGCGCAACACAGGAAAGAAATTGGGTACATTGGCGATCTTCTGATAGAATTCGTTGGAGAAGCCTTTTATATCCACCCTGAAGGCGTCAATATAAGGACCGATCAAATCAAGCGCCTCAACGGTTAGGTAACCATTGGTCACTATGCTGGTATGGAGCCCCCTCTCTTTGGCTAACTTTGCAGTATCGAGAATGTATTCAAGCCAAATGGCCGGTTCATTATAGGTCCAACAGATGCCTTCACAGCCAGAGGATATCGCAAGCTCCACTGCCTTTTCCGGGGTGATATACTCCGTCTCCCGCGAGGACCTTCCGGGGGCGGTGTGGGCTATTTCCCAATTCTGGCAGTGAATACACCGAAAATTGCACCCTAAGGAACCGAAAGAAAGCGCTCGACTTCCAGGGTAGAAGTGATAAAGAGGTTTTATCTCCATAGGGGCAGGGAAGAAGGTAGAAACCTCTCCATAGATAAGGGAGTAAAGCTTTCCTCCTCTATTCTCCCTGGTAAGACAATATCCCCTTTCTCCCTCGGGGATGACGCACTGCCGTTCACAAACGAGACAGCGTACCCTCCCCTCCATCAGTTTTTGATAAAGAGTGGCTTCTTTGATCACTTCTTTTTCAACGGTTCTTTCACCTATAGCTTTAGATTTTTTCAGAACCCTTCCTCTTCTATCTCTCTCCTTTCCAACTTATTATATCACGCCAAGATAAATTCTAAGGAGGGAAATTTAGTTAACTCCGAAATAGAAATTGACACCGAGAACCTCAATTTAATAGAATATAAGCCTTTAGGTTTAATATCAAAGTATTATATTTCAGAGAAGGAGAGATCAAAGTGGCAAAAAGAAAGAGAAAACCCACCCTTCTTGAATCCCTTATTCCTCTGATTAGTATGGGCTTTTTTTTAGGAGTTGGTTATGGCGTTTACCACTTTAGAGCAGAGATACTTCTTATATGCGCTGCCATCGTCGCTGGAGTCATTGGCCAACGGTTGGGATATTCTTATAAGGAAATGGAGGAAGGAATTGTGGAAGCCTTAGCGAAGGCGATGCCAGCGATGCTTATTTTGATCTCGGTGGGAACCCTTATTGGAAGCTGGCTCGCCTCGGGAACAATCCCTTTGCTCATCTATTACGGGATGAAATTGATCTCTCCAAAGATGTATTTAGTAACCGCTTGTGTTATCTGCAGTTTGATATCCCTCTGTACCGGTACCTCATGGGGAACCGTGGGAACGGTGGGGGTTGCTTTAATCGGTATCGCTAAGGGGCTGGGGATCCCAGCCGGGCCAGCGGCTGGCGCTATCGTAGCTGGAGCCTATTTCGGCGATAAGATCTCCCCCTTCTCCGATACCACCAATCTTGCTCCTGCAGTAGCGAGGAGCAACCTGTTCGACCATATAAAGCATATGCTCTGGACTACTACTCCTGCCTGGGGATTGGGGTTAATAGTATACTATTTTGCCGGTAGAGGCTATGGAAGCAAAGAGATAACCTCTCCTCAGATGTCCATTATTCTGGAGACCATTAGAAAAAATTTTGATCTAAACCTGATCCTTTTACTTCCGGTAGCGATAATAATCTACTTTGCGATTACTAAGAAACCGACCATCCCCGGCATCCTTCTTTCCTCATTTACCGCTTCTTTGTTAGCCATTATCTATCAGAAAAAAAGTCTTACTGCAGTGGTAGAGGCGATGACCGTGGGTTATCACTCCCGGACCGGAGTTTCTGTGGTGGATGATCTGCTATCGAGAGGGGGACTTCAGAGTATGATGGGGGTCACCCTTATCGCCTTTTGTGCCTTCTCCTTTGGGGGAATAATCCAGAAGACTGGGATGCTCGGGGTCATTTTGGAGCACCTTCTAAAGATAGCGAGCACGGTGGGAAGATTGGTCACTGCTACCGTATTTTCCTCAATCACCATCGCTATAATGACCGGAAGTTCCTACCTCTCGATCCTTATCCCAGGAGAGTTATTCGCCCCCGCTTATCGGGAGCGTAAGTTAGCTGCCAAGAACCTCTCTCGAATACTCGAGGATGCAGGGACGGTGGTGGTTCCTCTTATCCCCTGGAGTATGGCAGGGGTATTTATAGCGGGTACCTTAGGAGTTCCTACCTTGAAATATCTCCCCTGGGCAGTAATGTGCTATACTAGTTTTTTAGTAGCGATCTTCTTTGGTTATACGGGCATCACTATGTCGCCCAGGATTCGAGAAGATGAGACCATCCCTGGAAGCTAAGTGATTATTTGCTAAGTTCTTTTATTCTCTTCTCCGCATATGCTATTTGGAAGGGAGAGGCGGTGTGACCTTTCTTCACCTCTTCAAGAAACCGACGGTAGTAATAAATCGTCCTTTCTTTTTCCCCAAGTTGGTCGAGGGAAAGAGCTAAAAAATAGAGGGAGCCGATCTTTAGCTCAGCTCCATTAACATCAGGATGGAGACTATAATCAACCTTGGTGAGGGAGAGGAATTGAGTAATGGCTCTCCTATATTCTCCCAAATGGTAATAAGTAGCTCCAAGGTAATACCGGGAATAGAGGTCGTCCTCTCTTCTTCGAAGCACTTCTTTGAAAGAGTGGAGAGCATTTCTGTAATCCGAGAGCTGATAATAGACAAGTCCTAAATCGTAGTAAGCGTAGATATAATTGGGGTTTACGCTTATTGCCCTTTTGAAGCACTTTATTGCCTCCGCGTATTTTCCCTGCTGATA
The sequence above is a segment of the Acidobacteriota bacterium genome. Coding sequences within it:
- the amrS gene encoding AmmeMemoRadiSam system radical SAM enzyme — encoded protein: MKEATLYQKLMEGRVRCLVCERQCVIPEGERGYCLTRENRGGKLYSLIYGEVSTFFPAPMEIKPLYHFYPGSRALSFGSLGCNFRCIHCQNWEIAHTAPGRSSRETEYITPEKAVELAISSGCEGICWTYNEPAIWLEYILDTAKLAKERGLHTSIVTNGYLTVEALDLIGPYIDAFRVDIKGFSNEFYQKIANVPNFFPVLRTVIRAKKKWGMHIEVVTNVIPTLNDNDREAEGIAEWIVKSLGKDTPWHITRFIPHYKLEHLPETPVSTLERFHNIGKKVGLSYIYIGNVPNHPLENTYCPKCGSQVITRRGHRLISHSISEGKCAVCGAPIPIIGGVNGPFKS
- a CDS encoding archaemetzincin family Zn-dependent metalloprotease; its protein translation is MILPGRNPDGKKVYLIPIGDGVDPELVRELRLNLEEEFHQPFVIGSVIGLPSGAYVPTRRQYYSPAILSLLKRKFPKDASRVLGIVNHDLWVPGLNFIFGEADPEAKVAVISLVRLRQEFYHLPPDPELFFLRALKEAVHELGHTYGLPHCSDPNCVMHFSNSLADTDRKSAHFCPRCRRLLEEAIEREKER
- a CDS encoding DUF72 domain-containing protein, which gives rise to MSIIVGCCGFPMRKEEYFKRFSLVELQSTFYQLPRLETALRWRKEAPASFVFTLKASQLITHLPSSPTYRRLRKPIPPDKRGAYGFFKNTPELFRAFEETDAIAKAVEARLVLFQTPASFTPSEENKENLFQFFKKIGKRNYLIAWEPRGKWELPEITKICRELGIIHATDPFTSLPKDQEIAYFRLHGRGGYRYRYSDEELSQLLDISSQYKETLVLFNNTNMAEDAIRFMEIVDEGT
- a CDS encoding DUF2817 domain-containing protein, with the translated sequence MKKKALLIGLLLISISVLLSAQDIKTPGEKCDYTRYTQYPEISGFLSTISSVSPNLVVKTIAKTDYPNDYNEKRNIYLAIITEKGIASPNEVDREKPTILYICSQHGNEQSGKEAALLLIRELTLGKLKPLLSKVNVLIIPQMNPYGNENDTRRNEQNLDMNRDHIKLESPEVEAAHRVFIRWLPEVTLDVHEMGPSYYQENVGVVSNLNIDQRLQDFSRGKVLPYIEGYLKKKGYTFHEYLVRQILGINAASGANYGLMKTPEKPVIITRYSTTDINDGRNSFGIFNTLSFILEGASDHRVATLKERTLRQYEAMVALLKFVAENKSEIKKLVTSCRRKLIEQGKRFSPRDLVHLRMEYVADPEAPPLVLKRLVPPEPGLLGFMKTDKKKGEKITRDEIIPLKRGEMKVVTYTVPNWRPKVVPRVSVVRPLGYIIPADRSDIVATLLRLGVRVNQVMEDKEIEVEYYRVKEIIPARFDYNPPKKIEVEPIRSKIVVKKGSFVVYTSQLAGNLVPILLEPASSYGLIRYFKYRLVPKAGDIFPIYRLVNPVKLEVIPYMSWLFN
- the nhaC gene encoding Na+/H+ antiporter NhaC gives rise to the protein MGFFLGVGYGVYHFRAEILLICAAIVAGVIGQRLGYSYKEMEEGIVEALAKAMPAMLILISVGTLIGSWLASGTIPLLIYYGMKLISPKMYLVTACVICSLISLCTGTSWGTVGTVGVALIGIAKGLGIPAGPAAGAIVAGAYFGDKISPFSDTTNLAPAVARSNLFDHIKHMLWTTTPAWGLGLIVYYFAGRGYGSKEITSPQMSIILETIRKNFDLNLILLLPVAIIIYFAITKKPTIPGILLSSFTASLLAIIYQKKSLTAVVEAMTVGYHSRTGVSVVDDLLSRGGLQSMMGVTLIAFCAFSFGGIIQKTGMLGVILEHLLKIASTVGRLVTATVFSSITIAIMTGSSYLSILIPGELFAPAYRERKLAAKNLSRILEDAGTVVVPLIPWSMAGVFIAGTLGVPTLKYLPWAVMCYTSFLVAIFFGYTGITMSPRIREDETIPGS
- a CDS encoding radical SAM protein yields the protein MVPSNPESDTTKCIGCGKVEGVSRVLSLCVSCIKEDYDRFRYHIDGVHQKAREPFSLPSSPPRTKEGVKCGICVNDCSIAEGKRGYCGVRENASGRIVPVTGSEDMGMLDYYYDPLPTNCVASFVCPAGSGYNESDYSYADGAEYGFFNLAVFYLACSFDCLFCQNWHFKAGKGGRALSATELADLVDDKTACVCYFGGDPTPQITHSIKAARIALSRTKGRILRICWETNSSMAKRFAQEIGEIALISGGCVKFDLKALDDRLHRTLTGASNKRTLENFLLLAKIAEKRRKPPLLVASTLLIPGYITPDEVGAIARFIADIDPDIPYSLLAFYPQFLMNDLPTTSRREAYLCYEAACSSGLKRVHIGNIHLLR